The Clostridium sp. 'White wine YQ' genome contains a region encoding:
- a CDS encoding GTP-binding protein, with product MKKICSVEIVGGFLSWGKTSFINSYLEVTRSSEEVLVIIQCEKGNSNINEEFLNEDKVILKQFKNNDEITERALNRIINFNNPNRIIIEANGVQSVDYIIREIHKSRGRLGAVFAILDGKTVDIFIRSMGVIMLPLIHMANMIIINNCEYISYEKNRELKVLLGQLNKEAYIEQSSSSKDFYRILSSSRVINKGLYKKIIDFINRG from the coding sequence ATGAAAAAGATTTGTTCCGTTGAAATTGTAGGGGGTTTTTTATCTTGGGGTAAAACATCTTTTATAAATAGTTATCTTGAAGTTACTAGATCTAGTGAAGAAGTTTTAGTGATAATACAGTGTGAAAAAGGCAATTCAAATATCAATGAGGAATTTTTAAATGAAGATAAAGTTATCTTAAAGCAATTTAAGAATAATGATGAAATAACTGAGAGAGCGTTAAATAGAATAATTAATTTTAATAATCCTAATAGGATAATCATTGAGGCTAATGGGGTGCAATCGGTAGATTATATAATTAGGGAAATTCATAAATCTAGAGGAAGACTAGGAGCAGTTTTTGCTATTTTAGATGGAAAAACTGTTGATATTTTTATAAGAAGTATGGGAGTTATAATGCTTCCACTAATTCATATGGCAAATATGATAATTATTAATAACTGTGAATATATCTCCTATGAAAAGAATAGGGAGCTCAAGGTTTTGTTAGGGCAGCTTAATAAAGAAGCATATATTGAACAAAGTTCATCAAGTAAAGATTTCTATAGAATTCTTAGTTCAAGTAGGGTAATAAATAAAGGGCTATATAAAAAAATAATAGATTTTATAAACAGGGGGTAG
- a CDS encoding permease: MRELQVLLNSFSGIFISIFIEALPFVLLGSLVAGVITTFLTEDIIKKVLPKNKFAGAIGAALLGLFFPLCECATVPVTRGLVKKGVPINIAITFMMAAPIINPIVMLSTYEAFGENIKILLLRVIIGFVLSIAIGFLMEALSDGQAILSSYDNEIICDCGCEDLKKDKSLKMLIYHISQEFYTIGKFLIIGSILASLFQVLLPREILDILSVNKALGIIIMMALAYLLSICSEADAFVARSFLGQFSLGAVMAFLILGPMLDLKNNLMLFSVYKKSFVFKMMFVVFSLTFLAACLI; the protein is encoded by the coding sequence ATGAGGGAGCTTCAAGTCTTATTAAATAGCTTTTCGGGGATTTTTATAAGCATTTTTATTGAGGCACTACCCTTTGTTTTATTAGGTTCTTTAGTAGCTGGAGTAATAACCACATTCTTAACTGAGGACATTATTAAAAAAGTTTTACCTAAAAACAAGTTTGCAGGGGCAATTGGAGCAGCACTTTTAGGGCTGTTCTTTCCCTTATGTGAATGTGCTACAGTTCCAGTTACTAGAGGACTTGTTAAAAAAGGAGTACCAATAAATATTGCAATAACATTTATGATGGCAGCACCGATAATAAATCCGATTGTTATGCTTTCTACCTATGAGGCTTTTGGAGAAAACATAAAGATTTTATTGTTAAGAGTTATAATCGGGTTTGTATTATCTATAGCAATAGGATTTTTGATGGAAGCTTTGAGCGATGGACAAGCTATTCTTAGTAGCTATGATAATGAGATAATTTGTGATTGTGGATGTGAAGACTTAAAAAAAGATAAAAGTTTAAAGATGCTTATATATCATATCTCTCAGGAATTCTATACCATTGGTAAGTTTCTAATAATAGGATCTATTTTAGCTTCATTATTTCAAGTTCTTCTGCCAAGAGAGATTTTAGATATATTATCTGTAAATAAAGCTTTAGGTATCATAATAATGATGGCTTTAGCATACTTATTGTCAATATGTTCCGAGGCTGATGCCTTTGTAGCTAGAAGTTTCTTAGGGCAATTTTCACTAGGGGCAGTTATGGCTTTCTTAATATTAGGACCAATGTTGGATTTAAAAAATAATCTGATGCTATTTTCTGTGTACAAAAAAAGCTTTGTGTTTAAAATGATGTTTGTTGTATTTTCACTTACCTTTTTAGCAGCTTGTTTGATATAG
- a CDS encoding TIGR03943 family putative permease subunit, whose protein sequence is MKRFNINEFIWFLILVFIDIYLYYLISTRKIFDYVSNKTEYYIWSAIVILAFVAIFQFFKIFTIPTREKLRKGYLIFIIAFILMINSKGIKEIDTLQFKGVTVVINNTPFEHSHSGEETIPNEGKISLTKENLYSYVEQLQENPQKYVGREAVISGVVYQVQGDENTFYIGRNVISCCIADSQNVVIICNIKEKKLPQKGQWVEVSGKIEIGSFNYKNNIIKIPIIKVNSYKNVNEE, encoded by the coding sequence GTGAAGCGATTTAATATAAATGAATTTATTTGGTTTTTAATTTTAGTATTTATAGATATATATTTATATTATTTAATTTCTACAAGAAAAATCTTTGATTATGTTAGCAATAAAACAGAATATTATATTTGGAGTGCAATAGTTATACTGGCATTTGTAGCAATCTTTCAGTTTTTTAAGATATTCACAATCCCTACTAGAGAAAAACTAAGAAAAGGATATTTAATCTTTATAATAGCTTTTATATTAATGATTAATTCAAAGGGCATTAAAGAAATTGATACATTGCAATTTAAAGGAGTAACTGTAGTTATAAATAATACCCCCTTTGAACATAGTCATAGTGGAGAAGAAACTATACCTAATGAAGGGAAAATAAGTCTCACAAAAGAAAATTTATATTCTTATGTTGAGCAGCTTCAAGAAAATCCTCAAAAGTATGTAGGAAGAGAAGCCGTAATAAGTGGTGTAGTTTATCAAGTACAAGGAGACGAAAATACTTTTTATATAGGGAGAAATGTAATAAGTTGTTGTATTGCTGATTCTCAAAATGTTGTAATTATATGTAATATTAAAGAGAAAAAGCTTCCGCAAAAAGGGCAGTGGGTAGAGGTGTCAGGAAAGATTGAAATTGGAAGCTTCAATTATAAAAATAATATAATTAAAATTCCTATTATTAAGGTTAATAGTTATAAAAATGTTAACGAAGAATGA
- the lgt gene encoding prolipoprotein diacylglyceryl transferase, translated as MNPIAFELFGLEIRWYGVLISLGIIAAFILAYYNAPKRKVDFEKLIDIFIVSFPLAIIGARGYYVIFEWNYYSQHTSEIINIRQGGLAIHGGILGAMLGAFIYTRWKKIRMMEYADLVAPSIILAQGFGRWGNFFNGEAHGDVVSKEFISKFPAFIQKGMFIDGNYYQPTFLYESIWNILICIILVWIYRNYNRDLKGRLFFAYVILYSIGRFFIEGMRTDSLYFMGLRVAQLVSLIGIIGGIIYIAIVTYRDRKSAF; from the coding sequence ATGAACCCAATAGCATTTGAATTGTTTGGACTAGAGATTAGATGGTATGGTGTACTTATATCATTGGGAATAATAGCAGCATTTATATTAGCATATTACAACGCTCCAAAAAGGAAGGTAGATTTTGAGAAATTAATTGATATTTTTATAGTATCTTTTCCGCTTGCGATAATTGGTGCGAGAGGATATTATGTTATATTTGAGTGGAATTATTATAGTCAGCATACAAGTGAGATAATTAATATCAGACAAGGTGGGCTAGCTATCCATGGTGGAATACTAGGAGCGATGCTAGGAGCATTCATATATACTAGATGGAAAAAGATACGCATGATGGAATATGCAGATTTGGTAGCTCCATCAATAATCCTAGCACAAGGCTTTGGAAGGTGGGGAAATTTCTTTAATGGAGAGGCTCATGGAGATGTAGTTTCTAAAGAGTTTATAAGTAAGTTTCCTGCATTTATACAAAAAGGTATGTTCATAGATGGCAATTACTATCAACCAACATTTTTATATGAATCTATTTGGAACATACTTATATGCATAATACTAGTATGGATATATAGAAATTATAATAGAGATCTAAAAGGAAGATTATTTTTTGCATATGTAATCTTATACTCAATCGGAAGATTCTTTATTGAAGGAATGAGAACTGATAGCTTGTATTTCATGGGACTAAGAGTAGCTCAACTAGTGAGTTTAATTGGAATAATTGGCGGAATTATATATATTGCAATAGTCACTTATCGAGATAGAAAAAGTGCATTTTAA
- a CDS encoding PocR ligand-binding domain-containing protein, whose protein sequence is MIRKLQNGELDLGVLEIKDLIDIKLLQTFQDNFAIGMNIASVTVDKDGTPVTNPSSYTRFCKGLTQSTKTGEGRCAESHRKGGQEAVRLGRPYIYTCHAGLIDFAAPILVEGHLIGTILGGQVLTEDPQELKFKKTANEIGVDEEDYAEAARNVYRTNEKNVKAAAEVLFIVANALSNSGYEQLRLNSMSEVLADNFGQISASMEELSASAVNVSNNQHNLNAEIANIQQISVEINSILDSIKSIADQTRMLGLNAAIEAARAGEVGRGFGVVASEIRTLSNNSKETAIKVMQLTGLIQESVAKTIETSNETLETTEQQTAAIEEVAASLQEVTSLAEDLRNHGK, encoded by the coding sequence ATGATAAGGAAGCTACAAAATGGAGAATTAGACCTAGGAGTTCTAGAAATAAAAGACTTAATTGATATTAAGTTGCTTCAAACTTTCCAAGATAATTTTGCTATTGGAATGAACATTGCAAGTGTAACAGTTGATAAAGATGGAACGCCGGTAACCAATCCAAGTTCTTATACAAGATTTTGCAAAGGATTAACTCAGTCTACAAAAACTGGAGAAGGAAGATGCGCAGAATCCCATAGAAAAGGTGGCCAAGAAGCTGTAAGACTAGGGAGACCATATATATATACGTGTCATGCAGGGTTAATAGATTTTGCAGCTCCGATATTAGTTGAAGGACATCTTATAGGAACAATTCTTGGAGGACAAGTACTAACAGAAGATCCTCAAGAATTAAAATTTAAGAAAACAGCAAATGAAATAGGAGTAGATGAAGAAGATTATGCTGAGGCCGCAAGAAATGTTTATAGAACAAATGAAAAAAATGTAAAAGCAGCAGCAGAAGTTTTATTCATTGTTGCAAATGCACTTTCTAATTCGGGCTATGAACAACTAAGATTAAACAGTATGTCTGAAGTTTTAGCAGATAATTTTGGACAAATATCAGCTAGCATGGAAGAGCTTAGCGCTTCAGCAGTGAATGTAAGCAATAATCAACATAATTTAAATGCAGAAATAGCTAATATTCAACAAATATCTGTAGAAATAAACTCCATATTAGATTCAATAAAGAGTATAGCAGACCAAACAAGAATGCTTGGTTTAAATGCAGCTATAGAAGCAGCAAGAGCTGGGGAAGTAGGCAGAGGGTTTGGTGTTGTTGCAAGTGAGATAAGAACACTATCTAATAATTCAAAGGAAACAGCGATAAAGGTTATGCAGTTAACAGGTCTTATACAAGAATCTGTAGCTAAGACGATTGAAACATCCAATGAAACATTAGAAACTACAGAACAACAAACTGCTGCTATAGAAGAAGTGGCTGCAAGTTTACAAGAAGTAACATCTTTAGCTGAAGATTTAAGAAATCATGGCAAATAA
- a CDS encoding superoxide dismutase yields the protein MKKLVLIFLGFILIMSSTINVRATEAFKEDMSYELLSELYNLKYPYEVPALKYKYNALEPYIDEATMMLHHDKHHKAYVDNLNKALEKYPELQAKTLKEILSNIEKIPQEVREAIRNNGGGHFNHSFFWQVMAPNKGGEAKGELKNKIDKTYGSFDKFKEQFKKAALERFGSGWAWLVKDQQGNLKIISTANQDTPLALGVKPIIAIDVWEHAYYLKYQNKRAEYIDNWWNVVDWDRAEVLANS from the coding sequence ATGAAGAAATTAGTATTAATCTTTTTAGGATTTATTTTAATTATGAGTTCAACTATAAATGTTAGAGCAACGGAAGCTTTCAAAGAGGATATGTCCTATGAACTATTATCAGAATTATATAACTTAAAGTACCCGTATGAAGTGCCAGCACTAAAGTATAAATATAATGCTTTAGAACCGTATATAGATGAAGCAACAATGATGCTTCATCATGATAAACATCATAAAGCATATGTAGATAATTTAAATAAAGCTTTAGAAAAATATCCTGAACTTCAAGCCAAAACATTAAAAGAGATACTTTCAAATATAGAAAAGATTCCTCAAGAGGTAAGAGAGGCTATAAGAAATAACGGGGGAGGACATTTTAATCACAGTTTCTTTTGGCAAGTTATGGCTCCTAACAAAGGGGGAGAAGCCAAGGGTGAGTTAAAGAACAAAATTGATAAAACCTATGGATCTTTTGATAAATTTAAAGAGCAATTTAAAAAGGCTGCATTAGAGAGATTTGGTTCAGGTTGGGCTTGGCTAGTTAAGGATCAGCAAGGGAACTTGAAAATTATATCTACAGCCAATCAGGATACTCCGCTAGCATTAGGAGTTAAACCTATAATAGCAATAGATGTATGGGAACATGCCTATTACTTAAAATATCAAAATAAGAGAGCTGAATATATTGATAATTGGTGGAATGTGGTTGATTGGGATAGAGCAGAAGTATTGGCAAATAGCTAA
- a CDS encoding YitT family protein — MMLGCALVSIGLEIFLLPNNLIDGGVVGISIMASHLTNLPLGAFTFILNIPFFILGYKHIGKTFTLSTIFSVICLSVGVSVLHPVPGITHDVLLGTVFGGIIMGAGVGLIIRNGGSLDGTEIAAIILDKRISFSIGEIVMFFNLFILGASGFLFGFDKAMYSLIAYFIAFKMIDIVVEGFDESKAVTIISDKYQDIAEAVMDRLGRGVTLLDGKGAYKGIETSVVYVIVSRLEIAKVKTIVLGFDEDALITIGTVEVAGKRYKKRAIH; from the coding sequence ATGATGCTAGGATGTGCATTAGTTTCAATAGGGTTAGAGATATTCTTATTGCCCAATAACTTAATAGATGGCGGGGTAGTTGGAATATCAATCATGGCTAGCCATTTAACTAATCTTCCCCTTGGAGCATTCACGTTTATATTAAATATTCCATTTTTTATATTAGGGTATAAACACATTGGAAAGACTTTTACCTTATCAACCATATTTTCAGTTATTTGTTTATCAGTAGGTGTTAGTGTTCTTCATCCTGTTCCAGGTATAACTCATGATGTTTTATTAGGCACTGTTTTTGGTGGAATAATTATGGGGGCTGGTGTTGGACTTATAATAAGAAATGGTGGTTCTTTAGATGGAACAGAAATAGCAGCTATTATATTGGACAAGAGGATAAGCTTCTCCATAGGAGAAATTGTTATGTTTTTTAATCTGTTTATACTAGGTGCATCAGGTTTTTTATTTGGTTTTGATAAAGCAATGTATTCACTTATAGCTTATTTTATAGCTTTTAAAATGATTGATATAGTAGTAGAAGGATTTGATGAATCAAAGGCTGTAACAATCATTTCGGATAAATATCAAGATATTGCAGAAGCTGTTATGGACAGGCTAGGTAGAGGAGTGACTTTACTTGATGGAAAAGGAGCATATAAAGGTATAGAAACAAGTGTTGTTTATGTTATAGTATCTAGACTAGAGATAGCAAAGGTTAAGACAATAGTATTGGGGTTTGACGAAGATGCACTTATAACCATAGGAACTGTCGAAGTTGCAGGAAAAAGGTACAAAAAGAGAGCTATACATTAG
- a CDS encoding NAD(P)/FAD-dependent oxidoreductase, giving the protein MFDVIIIGAGVVGSGIARELSKYNLKTCVVEKNADVATGTSKANSGIVHAGFDAKPNTIKGKLNAKGNAMFDKLSKELDFPFKRNGSLVLCFDENEIHKLEELKVQGENNGVPNLQILRKERLLELEPNLKEDVVAALYAPTGGIVCPYEMTIAYAENAYTNGVEFKLNTKVDNIKKLEDKFLIETNEGNIEGRLVINAAGLFSDDINNMISSNKIEIIARKGEYCLFDKEAGAMATRTLFQLPTKMGKGVLVTPTVDGNLLIGPNAVDLDDKTNMDTTQEGLDDILERAKVTFKEIPMRQVITSFSGLRSHSTVDDFLIGEAEDVENFINVAGVESPGLSSTPAIAEMIEEIVVNKLAPTKNDKFDPIRHGIPKFREMDNKERNELIAKDSTYGRIVCRCETVTEGEILNAIRRPLGARDLDSVKRRTRAGMGRCQAGFCSTKIVKILATELNVPEYEITKFGGNSKLLIGENKEI; this is encoded by the coding sequence ATGTTTGATGTGATTATTATTGGGGCAGGAGTTGTTGGAAGTGGAATAGCTAGGGAATTATCTAAGTACAACTTAAAAACTTGTGTGGTAGAAAAGAATGCAGATGTTGCTACAGGAACATCTAAAGCTAACAGTGGAATAGTTCACGCAGGTTTTGATGCAAAACCAAATACTATTAAGGGAAAACTAAATGCAAAAGGAAATGCTATGTTTGATAAGTTATCAAAAGAATTAGATTTTCCATTTAAAAGAAATGGTTCTCTAGTTTTGTGTTTTGATGAAAATGAAATACATAAATTAGAGGAACTTAAAGTGCAAGGAGAAAATAATGGAGTACCTAATCTGCAAATATTAAGAAAAGAACGTTTGCTAGAATTAGAACCCAACCTAAAAGAAGATGTAGTTGCGGCATTATATGCTCCAACGGGTGGAATTGTTTGCCCTTATGAAATGACTATTGCTTATGCTGAAAATGCATATACAAATGGAGTTGAATTTAAGCTTAATACTAAAGTCGATAATATAAAAAAATTAGAAGATAAGTTCCTTATAGAGACAAATGAAGGGAATATTGAAGGTAGATTGGTTATAAATGCTGCTGGATTATTTTCTGATGATATAAATAATATGATAAGTAGCAATAAAATAGAGATAATAGCGAGAAAAGGTGAATATTGTTTATTTGACAAGGAAGCTGGTGCAATGGCAACCAGAACACTTTTCCAGTTGCCAACCAAGATGGGTAAGGGAGTACTTGTAACACCAACAGTAGATGGTAACTTGCTTATAGGACCAAATGCAGTAGATTTAGATGATAAAACTAATATGGATACAACACAAGAAGGATTAGATGATATTTTAGAAAGAGCAAAAGTTACATTTAAAGAAATTCCTATGAGGCAGGTTATAACCTCATTCTCAGGGCTTAGGTCTCATAGTACTGTAGATGATTTCCTAATAGGGGAAGCAGAGGATGTAGAAAACTTTATAAATGTAGCAGGAGTAGAGTCACCAGGTCTTTCAAGTACACCAGCTATTGCAGAAATGATTGAAGAAATAGTAGTGAACAAATTAGCACCAACAAAAAATGATAAATTTGATCCAATAAGACATGGAATTCCTAAGTTTAGGGAAATGGATAATAAAGAGAGAAATGAACTTATAGCGAAGGATTCAACCTATGGAAGAATTGTTTGTAGATGCGAAACCGTTACAGAAGGTGAAATTTTAAATGCAATAAGAAGACCTCTTGGAGCAAGGGATTTAGATTCAGTTAAGAGAAGGACAAGGGCAGGAATGGGAAGATGTCAAGCTGGTTTCTGTTCAACAAAGATAGTTAAGATACTAGCAACAGAATTAAATGTGCCTGAGTATGAAATTACTAAGTTTGGTGGAAATTCTAAGCTTTTAATAGGTGAAAATAAGGAAATTTAA
- a CDS encoding NAD(P)/FAD-dependent oxidoreductase, producing MIEHDMVIIGGGPAGLAAAIGAREEGIEDILIIERDNCIGGILNQCIHNGFGLHTFKEELTGPEYAGRFVEKVNQMNIPYKLNTMVIDISEDKKITAVNENDGVLEIKAKAIILAMGCRERPRGAINIPGSRCAGIYSAGTAQKFVNIDGYMPGKEVVILGSGDIGLIMARRMTLEGAAVKAVIELMPYSGGLKRNIVQCLDDFGIPLKLSHTITDIKGKDRLEGVTIAKVDENRRPIKGTEEYISCDTLLLSVGLVPENELSTKANVELSKVTGGPIVNESLQTNVEGIFACGNVLHVHDLVDFVTEESVNAGKNAAKYINGQTFNEKGIELVATSGVRYTVPKFINPKNIEKVLDVRFRVGDVYKESYISVYFDDVREMHIKKRILSPGEMETVKLTKALFEKHPSCKKITVKVEGE from the coding sequence ATGATAGAGCATGATATGGTGATAATTGGTGGAGGACCTGCAGGTCTTGCAGCTGCAATAGGTGCAAGAGAAGAGGGCATCGAGGATATTTTAATAATAGAGAGAGATAACTGCATTGGGGGTATATTAAATCAATGTATTCACAATGGCTTTGGACTGCATACATTTAAGGAAGAACTTACAGGTCCAGAGTATGCAGGTAGATTCGTTGAAAAGGTTAATCAAATGAATATACCATATAAGTTAAACACAATGGTTATAGATATAAGCGAAGATAAGAAAATTACAGCAGTTAATGAGAATGATGGCGTTTTAGAGATTAAAGCTAAGGCAATTATTTTAGCCATGGGCTGTCGTGAGAGGCCAAGAGGAGCTATTAATATACCTGGCAGCAGATGTGCTGGAATATATTCAGCAGGAACTGCACAAAAGTTTGTAAATATAGATGGATATATGCCAGGTAAGGAAGTAGTTATTCTTGGATCAGGAGATATAGGTCTTATAATGGCAAGAAGAATGACATTAGAGGGAGCAGCTGTAAAGGCAGTTATAGAACTTATGCCATATTCAGGTGGATTAAAAAGAAATATAGTACAATGCTTAGATGATTTTGGAATCCCATTAAAGCTTTCTCATACTATAACTGATATAAAAGGGAAGGATAGACTTGAAGGGGTTACAATAGCAAAAGTTGATGAAAATAGAAGGCCTATAAAAGGAACAGAGGAATATATTTCTTGTGATACATTGCTTTTATCAGTAGGGCTTGTTCCTGAAAATGAGTTATCTACAAAGGCGAATGTAGAATTATCTAAAGTTACAGGAGGACCAATAGTAAATGAAAGTCTTCAAACTAATGTAGAGGGAATATTTGCATGTGGTAATGTATTACATGTTCATGACTTAGTTGATTTTGTTACAGAAGAGAGTGTAAATGCAGGGAAAAATGCTGCAAAGTATATTAACGGACAAACCTTTAATGAGAAGGGAATAGAATTAGTTGCAACAAGTGGTGTAAGATATACGGTTCCAAAGTTTATTAATCCTAAAAATATAGAAAAAGTTTTAGATGTAAGGTTTAGAGTGGGAGATGTTTATAAAGAAAGTTATATTTCTGTTTATTTTGATGACGTAAGAGAGATGCATATAAAGAAAAGAATACTTTCTCCAGGAGAAATGGAAACAGTTAAGCTTACAAAAGCTTTATTTGAAAAACATCCTAGCTGTAAGAAGATAACTGTTAAGGTGGAAGGGGAGTAA
- a CDS encoding DUF1667 domain-containing protein yields MNEKRELTCIGCPMGCMLEVSIEDNKVVDVKGNTCMRGKVYAEKECTNPTRIVTSSVKVRNGEVGAVSVKTDADIPKDKIMECIEELKGVVVDAPINIGDIIVKNIAGTKVNIIATKGIAKGN; encoded by the coding sequence ATGAATGAAAAGAGAGAATTGACTTGCATAGGATGTCCTATGGGCTGTATGTTAGAAGTAAGTATAGAAGATAATAAAGTGGTTGATGTTAAAGGTAACACATGCATGAGGGGTAAGGTTTATGCAGAAAAAGAGTGTACAAATCCTACAAGAATTGTAACATCCTCAGTGAAGGTTAGAAATGGAGAAGTAGGAGCAGTTTCTGTAAAAACTGATGCTGATATTCCTAAGGATAAAATTATGGAATGCATAGAAGAACTTAAAGGAGTGGTGGTAGACGCACCTATAAATATAGGAGATATAATTGTTAAAAATATAGCAGGAACTAAAGTAAATATAATAGCTACAAAGGGTATTGCAAAAGGTAACTAG
- a CDS encoding MIP/aquaporin family protein gives MSVYLSEFLGTMILILLGDGVVAGVALNKSKAQNGGWMVVTAAWATAVAIPAWIFGATSGAHFNPALTIALAVIGKFSWSLVPGYIACQFLGAMAGATLVWLAYLPHWKETEDKATKLGVFCTAPAIRNTVGNVITEIIGTFILVFGILGLGQVKMTDGLGTLAVGLLILVIGLSLGAPTGYAINPARDLGPRIAHAILPIAGKGDSDWGYAWIPVVAPIIGGVLGALVFNMVF, from the coding sequence ATGTCCGTTTATTTATCAGAATTTTTAGGCACAATGATCTTGATTTTATTAGGAGATGGAGTTGTAGCAGGCGTAGCTCTTAATAAAAGTAAGGCACAAAATGGAGGATGGATGGTAGTAACAGCAGCATGGGCAACAGCAGTAGCAATACCAGCATGGATATTTGGAGCAACAAGTGGAGCACATTTTAATCCAGCACTTACAATAGCACTAGCAGTTATAGGTAAGTTTTCTTGGTCTTTAGTTCCAGGATATATAGCTTGTCAATTTTTAGGTGCTATGGCAGGAGCTACTTTAGTATGGCTAGCATATTTACCACATTGGAAAGAGACAGAAGACAAAGCTACAAAACTTGGAGTATTTTGTACAGCACCAGCTATTAGAAATACTGTAGGTAATGTAATAACAGAAATCATAGGAACATTTATATTAGTATTTGGTATACTAGGACTTGGACAAGTTAAAATGACAGACGGACTCGGAACACTTGCTGTAGGATTATTAATCTTAGTAATAGGACTTTCTTTAGGAGCACCAACAGGATACGCTATAAATCCAGCAAGAGACTTAGGACCACGTATAGCACATGCAATACTTCCAATAGCAGGAAAGGGAGATTCTGATTGGGGATATGCATGGATACCAGTAGTAGCACCTATAATAGGTGGAGTACTTGGTGCACTTGTATTTAATATGGTTTTTTAA